The sequence GTCACCTGCATGTTCACAGAGATGCTGAGTGTGACGGGCCAGAACAGAGTCTAGGCAAAATAATAGAAGGCTCAAGAATGGAGTTCTGTGTAGCAAAGTGGGAAGTACCAAGGATGAAAAAGAGTTCTGGAGGGATTCCATAATCATAAAATTGGAGAAAGCTGACACTAGAAGTGAAAATGAGAGCTGAAACgtagaagagagagagaaaacagataAGGAGGTTTCCCTGTGTTCAGGGAACAGCTATGCTGGAAAACTCAGAGTGAATGAAAAAGCAGTGATGGCTGGACTTTGTGTTGGCCGGCTGTGTCTGGTTGtcctgggctgtcctgggctggctgtgtctgtgcacaggagctgtgccaaCCCCGCCCGGCAGCCCTGCTGTTCTCTCTGTGACAGGCGGCTTCGATCCCAGACTACAGAGGCCCCAATGGCATTTGGACACTGCTACAGAAGGGCAGGACCATCAGGTGAGGAGCCAAATTCCCAGAAAGCTGATACTGGAAGAGGTTAATGGCAattccaacttttttttccccccttgctTCTTGTCAGGGCTGCAGACCTGAGTGAGGCAGAGCCCACACTCACTCATATGAGCATTGCCTGCCTGCACAAGCACAACCTGGTAAGATATTTTTACCTCACCTCACTCATGTTCCTCTGTCTAAAAATGATAAACCCAGCAGGGAATAGTCAGAGAATATTGCCTGACTGCATTTTTGGCTCAAGTGGCTGCATATCCATGTAGGAAAATGTGCCCAAGCCTTCCTCAGtgagctgcaggctctggctctggcagtTTTCCCCGGTGCCTTTTCTTTAACGCGTTGTATTTGTCCCTGGTGAGGCTGGTCTGGGGAGCTGGTCACAAATCAGCCAGCCTAGAAATGTTCATTTTAGCAGGAAGAGGTTTCCATTTAGCTTTCACAAAGGTCTGTTCACCATGCTCTTCCCCTGTGGGTCCTGCCCTGATGTACAGGCTGTTGGTGCGATTTGGGACACGTGCATCACTGCTTGGAGGGATCCCCGTGTGGTTTGCAGGAGCTCAGTGTTTTGTTCCCCTCAAGGTGCAGCACGTGGATCCCTGTGTggtttgctcagtgttttgttCCCCTCAAGGTGCAGCACGTGGTGTCTCAGAACTGTGACGGGCTGCACCTGCGGAGCGGGCTACCCCGAGCTGCAATATCTGAGCTGCACGGGAACATGTACATAGAGGTGAGTggccagagcaggaaaagtCAACGTTAAGTGGCCTCACAAAAAGAGAATGTAAACTCTTGATCTGCCACTAGCTCAGAAGGAATCAGTACAAGGGCTTGGCCTGTGTGCAGTTCCTGCCTTCAGACcgttgggtttggggtgagctgCTTAGGAAGtgccaaacacagctctgtAGCTCTTCCCCTGTACATAATGGAACCTTTTGATTCTGACATCTCTTCCTCAGCCCTTCTCTGAAATCCCTCCCAGCATGTAGCCAAAGGCTGCCCGTGGCTCCTGTGGCTGGTTTTCAAAAAAACCTTGAGGTTTTCCAAGTTAGCATCTGATCCCTGATGCTTCTGTCTACAACTTCTGCGTTGTCcccaaaaaatgcttttcttccaaGAGAAGAGGCTTGCTCCTGGCCTGGAATGGGCGGGATGCTGATGGTGTGACGGGGTTTCTGCTTTCCTCCTGCACCAGGTCTGCACTTCCTGCACGCCCAACAGAGAGTACGTGCGAGTGTTTGATGTGACGGAGCGCACGGCCCTGCACAGGCACCACACGGGCAGGATGTGCCACAAGTGTGGGGCACAGTTGAGAGATACAATCGTCCACTTTGGGGAGAAGGGGACATTGAGACAGCCCCTGAACTGGGAAGCAGCAACAGAAGCTGCAAGCAAAGCAGATGTGATTCTTTGTCTGGGTTCCAGCTTAAAGGTAACTTTAGAGACTCGGTGAAGATTGTTAGCAGCATTCCCTCTTGGTGATACACCTTGGTGCTGAGCAGTCTCCTCCCAAACAGACAACTGTAAACTCTGGTGTCAGGATTCGCCCAACATCTGTGATAgtctctcttcctccctctttcccctcctggTAATACATTCCTTTTCCTCTCGCTGATACGGTTCACGGCTGCATgtgcctgtggctgtgctgatCCTCTGTGCTTTGTGGCAGGTTTTGAAAAAGTACCCGCGGCTCTGGTGCATGAGCAAGCCCCCCACACGCCGGCCCAAGCTGTATATTGTGAACCTGCAGGTGAGACAAAGCCCTCGGCGCTGGGTTGGCCGGGTGTGAGCCGAGGGGCTGCGGACGTGTGGGGCCCGGAGCCCCCGCTGCCGCCGCGGGGAGCCGCCTGCAGCCGGTTCTGCTCTCGCTCGCAGTGGACCCCGAAGGACGACCTGGCCGCGCTGAAGCTGCACGGCCGCTGCGACGACGTGATGCGGCTGCTGATGgcggagctggggctggaaatCCCGCGCTACGACCGGTGAGCGGCGCGGGCCGTGCGCGGCgggagcccggcccggggccGCTGCAGCGCCCACCGCCgccctctctctccttcctcccgcAGGGCGCGGGACCCGATCTTCGCGCTGGCCGAGCCGCTGCGCCCCGGCGAGGAGGGCACGCACTCGCGGAAAGCCGTGGCGCAGCCCCGGGAGCGGGAGGAGCCccgggagcaggagcagccccgggagcgGGCGGAGGCGGCGGTCGGGCGGCCCGGGGGGTGGCTCGGCCGCGGCTGCGCCAAGGGCGGCCGGCGCAGGAAGAGCCGCtgagcgcggggcggggcgggcgccgGTGACAGCGCGGCCATGCTGCGCAacggggcggcgggcggcggcggcggggccgcggcgggcggcggcggccacCGGCCCGTGCGCGTCTGGTGCGATGGATGGTGAGTGtgagcggggcgggcgcgggccGGGTGATGTCGCGGCGCCGCGGAAATAAACCGTGTTGGCTACGCCGGTGCCTCCGCCTCCTCTGTCAGCGCGGCGGGACGGGCCGGGCCCGCGGCTCAGCGGCGCTCTCCGTGCTCAGCGAGCGGCGGCGAACGGGGCTGGGCACGAACCGCCCGGCGCCGGGAGCGCCCCTGGGCTCGGCCGCTTAACGGGCGCCGGTGCGGCCGGTCCGCTGCCCcgggctgcagccagccctgccggGCAGGTGCACGGAGGGAGCGGCCCTGGAGCACCGGGGGCTCTCCGCGGTGACCGGCAGCGCTGCTGCGGGCCCCGGGGAccggcacagccctgcccggccGCAGAGACCTGGGGCAGCCCCGAGCCTGGGGCAGATCTCCCGCAGCTCGCCCGGGAGCGTCCCGGGCTGCCCGGCTGAGCCGGCCCTTCTCTTTGCAGCTACGACATGGTGCACTACGGCCACTCGAACCAGCTGCGCCAGGCACGGGCCATGGGCGATTACCTGATCGTTGGGGTCCACACCGATGGTAAGA is a genomic window of Molothrus aeneus isolate 106 chromosome 26, BPBGC_Maene_1.0, whole genome shotgun sequence containing:
- the SIRT7 gene encoding NAD-dependent protein deacetylase sirtuin-7; the protein is MAAGGSLSRSERKAAARAEILQQEEQRDRRRQVSRIWRKPPAERSPEECQVLNESEDIVRELERRRKRRERLRRRQEEVCDEPEELSRKVAELAAAVRSARHLVIYTGAGISTAASIPDYRGPNGIWTLLQKGRTIRAADLSEAEPTLTHMSIACLHKHNLVQHVVSQNCDGLHLRSGLPRAAISELHGNMYIEVCTSCTPNREYVRVFDVTERTALHRHHTGRMCHKCGAQLRDTIVHFGEKGTLRQPLNWEAATEAASKADVILCLGSSLKVLKKYPRLWCMSKPPTRRPKLYIVNLQWTPKDDLAALKLHGRCDDVMRLLMAELGLEIPRYDRARDPIFALAEPLRPGEEGTHSRKAVAQPREREEPREQEQPRERAEAAVGRPGGWLGRGCAKGGRRRKSR